A stretch of DNA from Rattus rattus isolate New Zealand chromosome 18, Rrattus_CSIRO_v1, whole genome shotgun sequence:
GTGGGAAACACCGCCACTCCTCCCACAGCCTCTGAGGAGCGATTCTAAATCCCAAAGATCCAGCACTCAAAGAGGCCGGCAATAAATCCTTACATTTTCTCgtattttcttcattctctagtcacaacacacacacacacacacacacacacacacacacacacacacacacacccctccactcTTAGCTCTCCCTTCCCCGGGGACCACAGCTGTTTACTGGCTTCCAGAGGAGCTGGTGTTCTTAAATGCCCTTGCTCAGTGACCACTGACTCCCAGCAGGCTGGACACATACAGAGAAGCCTGACGCACAAGTGGGGAACCAGACTTTACTAGGTGAACTCGGGGCGACTCTGAGTACCCACCCAGGGCGAGGGAGGCTTTTGGGGGCGCTCAATTGGGTTTGTTTAAGACGATGCAGGCATAGTCAGTGCTGGCGTCTTCTTTTAcgccttcaccttctcctctgccttccatatCACTGCTGGATGCGGGCAGCTTCTGGAGAGAGGCGTAGTGGAGCTCCTGCCCCGAGACCTGGGCCTGAAGATGTGAGGACCCGGGGTACCGCTGTCACATCCCTCCCCAGCCTGGCCCCAGCTCCCACCTGTCTTTCTCCCTGtgccttcactcttttctctcagtctcttctctttaTGTCTCTTGAACctgctttctcttgcttttcctccttgtttctttctttctttctttctttctttctttctttctttctttctttctttctttctttcttttcttttctttttttcggagctggggaccgaacccagggccttgcgcttgctaggcaagcgctctaccactgagctaaatccccatcccctcctccttgtTTCTATGTAGATATGTCTGCCTGTGCTCCTGTAGGCTTAAAGTGGATGCCTGAACGTCAACTTTCCAATTGTTTCTACACattatgtctatctatctagatatctatTTTAGAGACCTCTCACTAAAACTGGAGTTTGCCATTCCCACGAGGATGGTTGGCCAGAGAGCCCCTAGGACTGTTTGTACCTCGCAGTTCCAGGCACAAGTCAGCGCTTATAaacgctgagccgtctctccagcccccaaacctcctcttcttttgagacagggtctcatgtagctcaggctggccttcaacttgatATGTAGTTAAGGACTGACTCCCTGCCTCTATGTGGGATTTCAGTCACTTACCAGCGCTCTGGTTTTATGCTGCACTGGGTTCTACACAGGCTAGACACAGACTGTTAACTAAACCACACTGCTGACCCCGCCCCTGCCCGCTGGCCCCGCCCGCCGGCCCCGCCCCTTCCCTTTTGCTTTcgttgttcttttgagacaggacctctcctATAGTCCTGAGTGAACTCTCCCTCTGGTCTTTTAATCTCCCCTTTCACTCAATTCCTCTTCACTTCGTCCTtctgaagtgttttttttttttttttttttttccggagctggggaccgacccagggccttgcgcttgctaggcaagcgctctaccactgagctaaattcccaaccccctgaACCGTTTTATATTCTTATAAACACActatttcctccctctcttctggttgcctctttttctctctgcttctttcattttctctgtccctcctacttcctcttccttttctctcggCTCTACCCTTTCATCCTAGCCCCATCCCTATGTGGGTTTCCCTCGTCCCTTCACCCCCTGCCCGCACACCCCTCTACACCCCTCCAGACCCCgcctccttcccctgccccttccccccctctcccccccaccgCCGTGCCCCCCCCCCCTGTTCCCCCCCCCCTTGTCCCCTTGCCCCCCGACTCACGTTTCTTTCTAGTCTCttcactagaagaaaaaaaatggttcaacAAGACCCTTCCCTGAGCCCCCTGCCAGAACGTACCCCGAAATGGCTCATCCACCCTAGGACAGCACCTCACATTGGATCTGCCATCTCAGAATAGTACCCCACCCCAGGCCCCCACACACCCTAGTTCCCCAACCCCATAGCACTCCACCCCAGAACAGCCTTCCACAACACACTGACTGGACgcccccatccctcctcactTGCTGGTTGCCACAGGAACCACAGGCAAAGCCTGTGCCTTTTGGACagctcctctggcctctcctaCCCCGGGATTCCTGGAACTTGGGCCCCAGCAGTAGTAGGAAGGGTGTAGAGGGCAAGCAGTGGGTGGCTGTGAGAGGTGCTCGCTCTCGCTGGCTCCTAGGGCTTACCTCTCTGATAGAACCGGCACAGGCAGGCGAACAGGATGATgacaagcaggaggaggagccctCCCAGTACCAGGCTCCCCAACAGCAGGTAACACTGTTTCTCTAGGAGTATGAGAGGGTCTTTCTCCCATCAGTTTCCCAAACCCCTGCTTAAATGTAAGTTTTCCAGGTTCCTATATTTTTCTTgggttcctcctccccctttttttccttttatcctgtcttcctctcccagaTTGATCCTGCCTCCTTTCTATTTTTCGACAACTTCATACACTTATACAAAGTCTCTTGATCGTATCCTCCCTGaagtcctttctccctccccctccccccacccatgtCTCtcccatctttctgtctctctgtcgatTGTCTCAGGTATCCCGGGAGGCCTCAGGCTTACCTAGTAGCCAAGTATTCGTGAACTTCGGATCCTTACAGCCCCATGTCTTGAGTGCTGTTGAGAGAACGTACTACCATCTATCATGGCTGTTTTATGTGGCTCTGGGGTCAAAGCCAGGACGCTACTGTCCTCTGAAAGTTTAGATGCAGGAAAATATACTCTAGGAGATTTAgggggttttgtgtttttgtatttttttttttttgttggcttgtttgttttgtttttagaggcagggtttttctgtgtagccctggctgtcctggaactcactgggtagaccaggctggtctggatctcacacacagagatcctcctgtctctgtcccccacccccactcccactctggGAATAAAGGTTTACATCACCGCcacctggactttttttttttttttttttttttaatgcagcgTCTCCTATAGTTTAGGCTGCTTCCAAATTCCCTGAAGCCTCACGCAGAGAGACAGGTCATGTCATTGATTTCTGGTCCTTCGGACCACCTCTCTGGTGTCGGGGGTTACAGAAGGCACTATAACCCGGGGTTTCACTTCTACCGAGGAGGAGTGCGCTCTGAGCGACAGCCCCACCCCAACACGGATTCTTTACCCAGACCTCAGCTTCTCACTTCCTCTAGAGATTCACCTACTGGGTCACCTCTCCTGACTCTATGCTCACACCCTACTGTTTCCGGTCTCAAGCTGTGGCACTCCCACCTGCAGTGCCTGGTTCCAAGGGCTTCTGGCCACCTCTCCTAACCCTGAACCCTGCTTTTCGTCCCTCACTGTCCAGCTCCCACATCCCTCCCCTAGCAGAACAGAGGGGTCCCTACTTACCCTCTCCCCAGTCACAAGGTGGCATTCTTGTCATCGTCAGATACAGTCCAGGGACTGAGAACAGGCCTGAGGGTCAAGACTAAACTAATCCTTCTTCTGCTGGGCTTAATGCCTTGGGTTAGTCACGTGTCCCCAAGTTCCCCATCTCTGAGGCAAGGGGCTCTGTTACAATCCTTGTCCTCACttttatgtttgtctttttttttttttctttttcttcttcttcttttttctttttttttttcggagctggggaccgaacccagggccttgcgcttgctaggcaagtgctctaccgctgagctaaatccccagcccctgtttgtCTTAACATAGCATTGTACCCATTTCCCAGGCCAGGAGCCCGAGGTTTTCACAAGGAAAGCCCAACGCTGCCCTACGGGTAggaatggatctctgtgagtttaagcagagccagggctacacagtgagaccctgtctcaggaagcaAACAGAAAGCCAAGGGAGATTCAGAAGTAGCAGAGAAGTGTTAAGctgtatcccccacccccacccatttcCTCTGCCCCAGGCtgatggggatgggggagtgggatggggggcTTGGAGGAGGCTGGAAACAAACATTGCACAGTCCTGAATAGGGGTGACAGGGCGGGTGAGGGCAAAGGAGCCAGAGCATGGAGTAGATGTGGGGACCActggggaacagagagaaggTTACCCTTCCCCCAGGAGAGAGGACCTTCTTTGGCTGGTGTGGAGTGGTGGGCTACCAAGAATGATTTACTTTCTCCTTGGGTACTTCCTGCCGTTTAACTGCTGGTTCCTGTTTGAGGGCAGATAGAGGGCCCTCACTTGGGGGACAACAGTGTGAAACCAAGAGCCTCCCAGTTATGAGAGGCGTGCTGtaggtttgggggaggggggaccccGAGGAAATGTGATGAATCAGCAACAgaacagattattattattattattattattattattattattatttaaagatttgtttattcatttaatgtatgtgagtacactgtagctgtcttcagagacaccagaagagggcatcggatcccattacagatggttgtgagccaccatgtggttgctgggaattgaactcaggacctctggaagagcagtcaatgctcttaacgctgagccatctctcccgattattttattaatgtaattATTAGTAGTAGCAggattttgctgtgtagcccaggctggcctgaggctcaccatcttcttgcctcagcctacAGAGTATACGGCCGGCCACAGCTTCCGGCTGCAGATTCTTTTAACGCCTttggaaaatgaagacacaaggGCTCAGAGGATAGGGTCCGAATACAGATCCCTT
This window harbors:
- the Lst1 gene encoding leukocyte-specific transcript 1 protein; this encodes MTRMPPCDWGEALKTWGCKDPKFTNTWLLEKQCYLLLGSLVLGGLLLLLVIILFACLCRFYQRVKRLERNAQVSGQELHYASLQKLPASSSDMEGRGEGEGVKEDASTDYACIVLNKPN